The following coding sequences lie in one Myxococcus xanthus genomic window:
- a CDS encoding MarR family winged helix-turn-helix transcriptional regulator, producing the protein MSELSAEVRVQVARLRNLLIDVARCGALGSPLGALPHTELDPMEVQAVWWLKAESLLPVNVLAERLGGIAPPRLSRLLDRLEAAQLVQRERSVRHDRRRVRVRLTEQGRALAEQADAVVQERMARLLLPLEGEQRSALMDLLEGWVEALGGKNRAPELTTEGGETDAPVADELEPAAAPRRTHTELMAITANAA; encoded by the coding sequence ATGTCCGAGCTCTCGGCGGAAGTGCGGGTGCAGGTGGCGCGGTTGAGGAATCTGCTCATCGACGTAGCGCGCTGCGGTGCGTTGGGCAGTCCCCTGGGTGCCCTACCCCATACCGAGCTGGACCCGATGGAGGTCCAGGCCGTCTGGTGGCTGAAGGCGGAGAGCCTCCTTCCCGTCAACGTCCTCGCGGAGCGGCTGGGCGGCATCGCCCCGCCCCGGCTGAGCCGGCTGCTGGACCGGCTGGAGGCCGCGCAGCTCGTCCAGCGCGAGCGCTCCGTGCGGCATGACCGGCGGCGCGTTCGGGTGAGGCTCACGGAGCAGGGCCGCGCCCTCGCGGAGCAGGCGGACGCAGTGGTCCAGGAGCGCATGGCCCGGCTGCTGTTGCCCTTGGAAGGCGAGCAGCGCAGCGCGCTGATGGATCTGCTGGAGGGGTGGGTGGAGGCCCTGGGCGGAAAGAACCGCGCGCCGGAGCTGACCACCGAAGGGGGCGAGACGGACGCCCCGGTGGCCGATGAGCTGGAGCCCGCCGCGGCGCCCAGGCGTACTCACACGGAGCTGATGGCCATCACCGCCAACGCGGCCTGA
- a CDS encoding LEA type 2 family protein, whose amino-acid sequence MPTMKRALLVLAVLGLTTLSGCAALQKMLKGAFKKPTLSFKTARLADASLSDATINLVYELNNPNGFGLNLAEVDYAFFVEGKQVVAGKPRSGLALKANGKSELVFPANVKFADIVPVLETFLKQDKAAFKAQGTLGVKTPLGVLSFPLAKEGTFEVPKVPQVSFQAPRIKDITLTGATVEFPLSITNRNSFPLPVAGITGALKVAGADVGTLSTGNLGKLDGSGTKQVTLPLTISFARAANAALALRSGGNAQVRLDGKLTSESQSVPLSLNQLVNFVK is encoded by the coding sequence ATGCCCACCATGAAACGTGCCCTTCTCGTCCTGGCCGTCCTTGGACTCACCACGCTCAGCGGCTGCGCCGCCTTGCAGAAGATGCTGAAGGGGGCTTTCAAGAAGCCCACCCTCTCCTTCAAGACGGCCCGGCTCGCGGATGCGTCCTTGTCCGACGCCACCATCAACCTCGTCTACGAGCTGAACAACCCCAACGGCTTCGGGTTGAACCTGGCCGAGGTGGACTACGCCTTCTTCGTGGAGGGCAAGCAGGTGGTGGCCGGCAAGCCACGCTCGGGGCTGGCGCTCAAGGCCAACGGCAAGAGCGAACTCGTCTTCCCGGCCAACGTGAAGTTCGCGGACATCGTCCCCGTGCTGGAGACCTTCCTCAAGCAGGACAAGGCCGCCTTCAAGGCACAGGGCACGCTAGGCGTGAAGACGCCCCTGGGCGTGCTGAGCTTCCCGCTGGCGAAGGAGGGCACCTTCGAGGTCCCCAAGGTTCCGCAGGTGTCCTTCCAGGCGCCGCGCATCAAGGACATCACCCTGACCGGCGCCACCGTGGAATTCCCGTTGTCGATTACCAACCGCAACAGCTTCCCGTTGCCGGTGGCCGGCATCACTGGCGCGCTGAAGGTGGCGGGCGCGGATGTGGGCACGCTGTCCACCGGCAACCTGGGCAAGCTGGACGGCAGCGGGACGAAGCAGGTCACCCTGCCCCTCACCATCAGCTTCGCTCGCGCGGCGAACGCGGCCCTGGCCCTGCGCTCGGGCGGAAATGCGCAGGTCCGCCTGGACGGCAAGCTCACCTCGGAATCCCAGAGCGTTCCCCTGAGTCTCAATCAGCTCGTCAATTTCGTTAAGTGA
- a CDS encoding EcsC family protein yields the protein MGLYDSVAERLAFMKKMTPAELKKLGSARLSDIVLQEVARSRVRITTLEKRYPQAAPRELAQRIVDEKKNLASMVGGVSGVFGLVALPADLLFMAYLQIILLTDVATLYKVNLKTERARGEMLDLFGYANGLGPLPRAGPKVLGKLAAMLLEKGGMQTLGRAMPLVAAPVTAYFNNQHIQMVGEQAVRFYEGFDKAHAKAKAQRKKASGA from the coding sequence ATGGGTCTCTACGACAGCGTGGCCGAGCGGCTGGCCTTCATGAAGAAGATGACTCCGGCGGAGCTGAAGAAGCTCGGCTCGGCGCGGCTGTCGGACATCGTCCTCCAGGAGGTGGCGCGCTCGCGTGTGCGCATCACGACCCTGGAGAAGCGCTACCCGCAGGCGGCGCCGCGGGAGCTGGCCCAGCGCATCGTGGACGAAAAGAAGAACCTCGCCAGCATGGTGGGCGGAGTGAGCGGGGTGTTCGGGCTGGTGGCGTTGCCGGCGGACCTGCTCTTCATGGCGTACCTGCAAATCATCCTGCTCACGGACGTGGCCACCCTCTACAAGGTGAACCTCAAGACGGAGCGGGCGCGCGGGGAGATGCTGGACTTGTTCGGCTACGCCAACGGCCTGGGCCCGCTGCCTCGCGCGGGTCCCAAGGTGTTGGGAAAGCTGGCCGCCATGCTGTTGGAGAAGGGCGGCATGCAGACGCTGGGGCGCGCCATGCCGCTGGTGGCCGCGCCCGTCACCGCCTACTTCAACAACCAGCACATCCAGATGGTGGGCGAGCAGGCCGTGCGCTTCTACGAGGGCTTCGACAAGGCCCACGCCAAGGCGAAGGCCCAGCGCAAGAAGGCCAGCGGCGCCTGA
- a CDS encoding deoxyribonuclease I produces MGFPSFLLRVVVLAVLAVPTWAQAGSYLRVVSWNLRHEGWTAEQTYREDAEQIWRQYGANSNSNNGCDLVFLQEVMNASVVPAIVAELNAVSGVKWRYAQTPLIGRSSYKEIYAVLYREDTVSLLSSSVYEDTGDTFEREPQIVRVRHTPTGADYTFINWHTVWGNPSDRDAEVKQIGAVFKSVQDASRTDQDVILVGDHNMACTTASWANLVALSPTVECKLNVATTINLSGGYVNAYDHFWMQPEYVTEFSSAGRDYIGNTRDFVTRLADHAPIYLTLYSTSDTD; encoded by the coding sequence ATGGGATTTCCGTCCTTCTTGTTGCGCGTGGTGGTGCTGGCCGTCCTGGCTGTTCCTACGTGGGCCCAGGCGGGCTCGTATCTGCGCGTCGTCAGCTGGAACCTGCGTCACGAGGGGTGGACCGCGGAGCAGACGTATCGCGAGGACGCGGAGCAGATCTGGCGGCAGTACGGCGCGAACAGTAATTCCAACAACGGCTGTGACCTGGTGTTCCTGCAGGAGGTGATGAATGCCAGCGTGGTTCCGGCCATCGTGGCGGAGCTCAACGCGGTCTCCGGCGTGAAGTGGCGCTATGCGCAGACGCCGCTCATCGGGCGCTCATCGTACAAGGAAATCTACGCGGTGTTGTACCGGGAGGACACGGTGTCACTGCTGTCATCCAGTGTGTACGAGGACACCGGCGACACGTTCGAGCGCGAGCCGCAAATCGTCCGCGTGCGGCACACGCCCACGGGCGCGGACTACACGTTCATCAACTGGCACACCGTCTGGGGCAATCCCTCCGACCGCGACGCCGAGGTGAAACAGATTGGCGCGGTGTTCAAGTCGGTGCAGGACGCCAGCCGCACCGACCAGGACGTCATCCTGGTGGGGGACCACAACATGGCGTGCACGACGGCGTCCTGGGCGAACCTGGTGGCGCTGTCTCCCACGGTGGAATGCAAACTGAACGTGGCCACCACCATCAACCTCAGCGGTGGCTACGTGAATGCCTATGACCACTTCTGGATGCAGCCCGAATACGTGACGGAGTTCTCCTCGGCGGGGCGCGACTACATCGGGAACACGCGGGACTTCGTCACCCGCTTGGCGGACCACGCGCCCATCTACCTGACGCTGTATTCCACCAGCGATACGGATTGA
- a CDS encoding alpha/beta hydrolase: MEVPLSGVRAHISSHLPSWRALLALGLLAAASVSCSKSSQDPAERRRLSLKPCRLEGLATQAQCGTYEVFEDRAARTGRKIPLRVVVVPALAAQPQPDPLVLLAGGPGQAASRSTQVLMAVERIRRKRDIVLVDQRGTGDSNPLNCKTDSPEEGLSARLEEGKAAEEVRKCREGWDADVRHYTTPVAMDDLDEVREALGYEKLNLWGVSYGTRAALVYMRQHPERVRTAILDGVAPMGLYLPLFAPRDAQQALDRLLANCEADAACTQAYPNLRPRTEALLTTLETTPARTQVAHPRTGVLEEVVLSRRAFLAQLFAQLYSPEMSSLVPLMLDRATQGDWSPFVALSVGLSENLGRTVSHGLYFAVVCAEDAPFYDEAALVRESQGTWFGPTMGREVLSVCADWPRGSLPQGYREPVVSSVPTLLLSGELDPVTPPAWAEEAKRTLSNSLHVVVPGVGHNTIGADCARTLMLDLLTQGSVEGLSSACGTNLTRPPFFTSFAGPVP, translated from the coding sequence ATGGAGGTACCCTTGTCCGGGGTCCGTGCACACATCTCCTCCCATCTTCCGTCCTGGCGCGCCTTGCTGGCCCTGGGGCTCCTGGCTGCGGCATCGGTGTCCTGTTCCAAGAGCAGCCAGGACCCCGCGGAGCGGCGAAGGCTGTCGTTGAAGCCCTGCCGCCTGGAGGGGCTGGCCACGCAGGCCCAGTGTGGGACCTACGAGGTCTTCGAGGACCGGGCGGCTCGCACGGGCCGCAAGATTCCCCTGCGCGTGGTGGTGGTGCCGGCGCTGGCCGCGCAGCCGCAGCCGGATCCATTGGTGCTGCTGGCGGGAGGCCCGGGCCAGGCGGCGTCGCGCTCGACGCAGGTGCTGATGGCGGTGGAGCGCATCCGCCGCAAGCGCGACATCGTGCTGGTGGACCAGCGAGGTACGGGGGACTCGAATCCGCTGAACTGCAAGACGGACTCGCCGGAAGAGGGGCTGTCCGCGCGGCTCGAGGAAGGCAAGGCGGCGGAGGAGGTGCGCAAGTGCCGCGAGGGCTGGGACGCCGATGTGCGGCACTACACCACGCCCGTCGCCATGGATGACCTGGACGAGGTCCGCGAGGCGCTGGGCTACGAGAAGCTCAACCTCTGGGGCGTGTCCTACGGCACGCGCGCGGCGCTCGTGTACATGCGGCAGCACCCGGAGCGCGTGCGGACCGCCATCCTGGACGGCGTGGCGCCCATGGGGTTGTACCTGCCGCTGTTCGCGCCCCGCGACGCGCAGCAGGCGCTGGACCGGCTGCTGGCGAACTGCGAGGCGGACGCGGCGTGTACCCAGGCGTATCCGAACCTGCGGCCCAGGACGGAGGCGTTGCTGACGACGCTGGAGACCACGCCCGCGCGCACTCAGGTGGCGCACCCGCGCACCGGTGTGTTGGAGGAGGTCGTCCTGTCGCGCCGCGCCTTCCTGGCGCAGCTCTTCGCGCAGCTCTACAGCCCGGAGATGTCCTCCCTGGTGCCGTTGATGCTGGACCGGGCCACGCAGGGAGACTGGTCTCCCTTCGTCGCGCTCAGCGTGGGCCTGTCGGAGAACCTGGGACGCACGGTGAGCCATGGCCTCTACTTCGCCGTCGTGTGCGCGGAGGACGCGCCCTTCTACGACGAGGCGGCGCTGGTGCGCGAGTCGCAGGGCACCTGGTTCGGTCCGACGATGGGCCGCGAAGTCCTCTCCGTCTGCGCGGACTGGCCGCGTGGGAGCCTTCCCCAGGGCTACCGCGAGCCGGTGGTGTCGTCGGTGCCCACGCTGCTCTTGTCGGGCGAGCTGGACCCGGTGACGCCGCCCGCGTGGGCCGAGGAAGCGAAGCGCACGCTCTCCAACAGCCTGCACGTGGTGGTGCCTGGCGTGGGCCACAACACGATTGGCGCGGACTGCGCGCGCACGCTGATGCTGGACCTGCTGACCCAAGGGAGCGTGGAGGGGCTGTCGTCCGCGTGCGGCACCAACCTCACCCGTCCTCCCTTCTTCACCTCCTTCGCCGGCCCGGTGCCTTGA
- the panD gene encoding aspartate 1-decarboxylase, whose product MRRILFKSKIHRATVTQADLDYEGSVTIDRDLLRAADIVENEKVAVWNITQGTRLETYALEGEAGSGVICINGAAAHLNKPGDLVILATFAEVEEAEVANWKPTVVFVDKDNRVVPGQTKEIPGPQRRSA is encoded by the coding sequence ATGCGCCGCATCCTCTTCAAGTCGAAAATCCACCGCGCGACCGTGACCCAGGCTGACCTGGATTACGAAGGGTCCGTCACCATCGACCGCGACCTGCTTCGCGCCGCCGACATCGTGGAGAACGAAAAGGTCGCGGTCTGGAACATCACCCAGGGCACGCGCCTGGAGACCTACGCGCTGGAAGGTGAGGCCGGCAGCGGCGTCATCTGCATCAACGGCGCGGCGGCGCACCTGAACAAGCCGGGCGACCTGGTCATCCTGGCCACCTTCGCGGAAGTGGAGGAAGCCGAGGTGGCGAACTGGAAGCCCACCGTGGTGTTCGTGGACAAGGACAACCGCGTGGTGCCCGGGCAGACGAAGGAGATTCCGGGCCCGCAGCGCCGCTCGGCCTGA
- a CDS encoding ABC transporter ATP-binding protein, whose protein sequence is MIEARNLHKRFGKKVTAVEDVSFTAEDGVITGLLGPNGAGKTTTMRMLYTLVRPDRGTALVDGVDVVQRPQEARRALGVLPDARGLYPRLTAREHARYYGELHGLSGAALDKRVDELLDLLDMRDIADRRTEGFSQGQRVKVALARALVHGPRNVLLDEPTNGLDVMSTRSVRTLLRRLKDEGRCVVFSSHVMQEVAALCDRIVVVAHGRVVADGTPDALRASTGKDSLEEAFVATIGTDQGLMQ, encoded by the coding sequence ATGATTGAAGCCAGGAACCTGCACAAGCGCTTTGGCAAGAAGGTGACGGCGGTGGAGGACGTATCCTTCACGGCGGAGGACGGCGTCATCACCGGCCTGCTGGGCCCCAACGGCGCTGGCAAGACGACGACGATGCGCATGCTCTACACGCTGGTGCGGCCGGACCGCGGCACCGCGCTGGTGGACGGCGTGGACGTGGTGCAGCGGCCGCAGGAGGCCCGGCGGGCGCTGGGCGTGCTGCCGGACGCGCGTGGCCTCTATCCGCGCCTCACCGCCCGCGAGCACGCGCGCTACTACGGCGAGCTGCACGGCCTGTCCGGCGCCGCGCTGGACAAGCGCGTGGATGAACTGCTGGACCTGTTGGACATGCGGGACATCGCGGACCGCCGCACGGAAGGCTTCAGCCAGGGCCAGCGCGTGAAGGTGGCCCTGGCGCGGGCGCTTGTGCACGGGCCTCGCAACGTGCTCTTGGACGAGCCCACCAACGGGCTGGACGTCATGAGCACGCGCTCGGTGCGCACGCTGCTGCGGCGGCTGAAGGACGAAGGCCGGTGCGTGGTGTTCTCCAGCCACGTGATGCAGGAAGTGGCCGCGTTGTGTGACCGCATCGTGGTGGTGGCGCACGGGCGGGTGGTGGCGGACGGGACACCGGATGCGCTGCGCGCGAGCACCGGCAAGGACAGCCTGGAGGAGGCCTTCGTGGCCACCATCGGCACGGACCAGGGGTTGATGCAATGA
- a CDS encoding ABC transporter permease, translating to MSGLSFSVFRKELKDHLRDRRSVLTSLMWPLIGPVVFMVMFNLLASWYRQDRPLALPVVGREHAPSLMAFLERYGAQLEAAPEDYESRIRAGSLDAVLVVPDDYAESYSAGRTAEVQLVVDSSRQSARQSVLRARRLLEAYAHMLGNQRLYARGVSPDLAIPVRVQEADLSTPERTAAGLLNMVPLFLVIAAFAGGMQVASDAMAGERERGSLEPLLLNPAPRRAVVTGKWLATVVMAVAAVLITLVGYMLVVRRVPLEDLGVKARFDAPAALGMAAAVLPLALAASAVQVWVSTYARSFKEAQTYLSLLMVVPMLPGMVLALSPLQPKMWMFAVPVLGQEVLAGEVMRGEPLGALPFLIAGASSILLTVLSLAVTARLLSQERIVFGRG from the coding sequence ATGAGCGGGCTGTCCTTCTCCGTCTTCCGCAAGGAGCTGAAGGACCACCTGCGCGACCGGCGCTCGGTGCTCACCTCGTTGATGTGGCCGCTGATTGGCCCCGTCGTGTTCATGGTGATGTTCAACCTGCTGGCCTCCTGGTACCGGCAGGACCGGCCGCTGGCGTTGCCGGTGGTGGGGCGGGAGCATGCCCCCAGCCTGATGGCCTTCCTGGAGCGCTACGGAGCGCAGTTGGAAGCGGCGCCGGAGGACTACGAGTCGCGCATCCGGGCGGGCTCGCTGGACGCGGTGCTGGTGGTGCCGGACGACTACGCCGAATCGTACTCCGCCGGGCGCACCGCCGAGGTGCAGCTCGTGGTGGACAGCTCGCGCCAGTCCGCGCGCCAGTCGGTGCTGCGCGCGCGGCGGCTGTTGGAAGCGTACGCCCACATGTTGGGCAACCAGCGCCTCTACGCGCGCGGCGTCTCGCCGGACCTGGCCATTCCCGTGCGGGTGCAGGAGGCGGACCTGTCCACGCCGGAGCGCACCGCGGCGGGGCTGCTCAACATGGTGCCGCTCTTCCTGGTCATCGCCGCCTTCGCGGGCGGCATGCAGGTGGCCAGCGACGCCATGGCGGGTGAGCGCGAGCGCGGCTCGCTGGAGCCCCTGCTGCTCAACCCGGCGCCGCGGAGAGCGGTGGTGACGGGCAAGTGGCTGGCCACCGTGGTCATGGCCGTCGCGGCGGTGCTCATTACGTTGGTGGGCTACATGCTGGTGGTGCGGCGCGTGCCCTTGGAGGACCTGGGGGTGAAGGCCCGTTTCGACGCGCCCGCCGCCCTGGGCATGGCCGCCGCCGTGCTGCCGCTGGCTCTGGCCGCCTCCGCCGTGCAGGTGTGGGTGTCCACCTATGCACGCTCCTTCAAGGAAGCGCAGACGTACCTGTCCCTCCTGATGGTGGTGCCCATGCTGCCGGGCATGGTGCTGGCCCTGTCGCCGCTCCAGCCGAAGATGTGGATGTTCGCGGTGCCGGTGCTGGGCCAGGAGGTGCTCGCGGGCGAGGTCATGCGTGGTGAGCCGCTGGGCGCGCTGCCGTTCCTCATCGCGGGCGCGTCCAGCATCCTGCTCACGGTGTTGTCGCTGGCGGTCACCGCGCGTTTGTTGTCCCAGGAGCGCATCGTCTTCGGCCGGGGCTGA
- a CDS encoding carboxypeptidase-like regulatory domain-containing protein — translation MKRRAWGVGGAALVLAALALWWLWPVDVAAPVTPARAPVVRTEAPTPVSPPPPVAPAPSHSEGLGLRVVLQGDVPFQGEARVGVDSISDADRHVWEVSKREGREGAGPERLEGLANVSEWRPVEVTPSATGGTLGPMLVPVAPLYRVVAWAADGTFWLGDVVPEEGATTGIVEAVLSARAPTGVRVRLAGARPEHGPFSLRVVRGVSRDARDAERASELLPVIRHAAPDIASALADGTALPLPVGKSLELLPLPTDPAVGLVLRSAAGRESAWVEVPLREGRVEPAVLDVGSLFPDGVGEAVTLRGKLELEGTFRPPEGARLLGPGDVEIPLAQDGRFVVSGLPSWEPSRFRVEVASPVSRRPVAATEQAFDFRPEPGVRDAEVTWRVKAYRWLVLRMDGAMRAQIEARTQKPYPVFVLQRWHHEKQWELASSGAYIQEEDGMAVSILEPGRYRLLVSFSVHEVYASTAADMGEDRVDGTVTFQVDMEGNDCEVLVTDGRKPVFGARVTASSDVSSLPPAWGLTDAQGRWRLGRVRPFGLHLEVEAEGYAPWTGEVAEACRRGGEVRVQL, via the coding sequence TTGAAACGTCGCGCATGGGGTGTGGGGGGCGCCGCGCTGGTGTTGGCCGCGCTCGCGCTGTGGTGGCTGTGGCCCGTGGACGTCGCCGCGCCGGTGACGCCCGCGCGCGCCCCCGTTGTACGCACGGAAGCCCCAACCCCCGTGAGTCCGCCGCCGCCCGTGGCGCCGGCGCCCTCGCACTCAGAGGGACTGGGTCTGCGCGTGGTGCTGCAAGGGGATGTGCCCTTCCAGGGAGAGGCCCGCGTGGGCGTGGACTCCATCTCCGACGCGGACCGGCACGTGTGGGAAGTGTCGAAGCGCGAGGGGCGCGAGGGCGCCGGGCCTGAGCGGCTGGAGGGCCTGGCCAACGTGTCAGAGTGGCGGCCCGTGGAGGTGACGCCGTCCGCGACGGGGGGGACGTTGGGACCGATGCTCGTGCCAGTGGCACCGCTCTACCGGGTGGTGGCCTGGGCAGCGGATGGAACGTTCTGGCTGGGCGACGTGGTGCCCGAGGAGGGGGCCACCACGGGCATCGTGGAGGCCGTGCTGTCTGCCCGGGCGCCTACCGGTGTGCGGGTGCGGCTCGCGGGAGCGCGACCCGAGCATGGCCCGTTCTCACTTCGTGTGGTGCGTGGTGTATCCCGGGACGCTCGCGACGCGGAGCGCGCGAGCGAACTGTTGCCCGTGATTCGGCATGCCGCGCCGGACATCGCCTCCGCGCTCGCGGACGGTACGGCGCTTCCACTTCCCGTGGGGAAGTCGCTGGAGTTGCTGCCCTTGCCCACGGACCCCGCGGTGGGGCTGGTACTCCGGAGCGCGGCGGGAAGGGAAAGCGCGTGGGTGGAGGTGCCTCTGCGCGAGGGGCGTGTGGAGCCGGCGGTGCTGGACGTGGGTTCGCTCTTTCCCGATGGCGTGGGTGAGGCGGTGACGCTGCGGGGGAAGCTGGAGCTGGAAGGAACGTTCCGTCCACCGGAGGGCGCGAGGCTCCTGGGGCCGGGGGACGTGGAAATCCCGCTCGCGCAGGATGGGCGCTTTGTCGTGTCGGGGTTGCCGTCCTGGGAGCCGTCCCGCTTCCGCGTCGAGGTGGCATCGCCAGTTTCCAGACGTCCGGTGGCCGCGACGGAACAGGCTTTCGATTTCAGGCCCGAGCCGGGTGTGCGGGACGCAGAGGTGACGTGGCGCGTGAAGGCCTACCGGTGGCTCGTGCTGCGCATGGATGGCGCCATGCGGGCACAGATAGAGGCACGGACCCAGAAGCCCTATCCCGTGTTCGTTCTCCAGCGGTGGCACCACGAGAAGCAGTGGGAGTTGGCCTCCTCCGGCGCATACATCCAGGAGGAGGATGGGATGGCCGTGTCCATTCTGGAGCCGGGGCGCTATCGATTGCTGGTGTCCTTCTCTGTTCATGAGGTCTACGCCAGCACCGCCGCGGACATGGGTGAGGACAGGGTGGACGGCACCGTCACCTTCCAGGTGGACATGGAGGGGAACGATTGCGAGGTGCTCGTCACGGATGGGCGCAAGCCGGTGTTCGGCGCGCGAGTCACCGCATCAAGTGACGTGAGCTCACTGCCTCCCGCGTGGGGACTCACGGATGCGCAGGGACGTTGGCGGTTGGGGCGCGTGAGGCCGTTCGGCCTTCACCTGGAGGTGGAGGCGGAGGGATACGCGCCCTGGACAGGGGAAGTCGCCGAGGCCTGCCGGCGAGGGGGCGAGGTTCGCGTCCAGCTTTAG